In Paralcaligenes sp. KSB-10, the following are encoded in one genomic region:
- a CDS encoding metal ABC transporter ATP-binding protein, with protein sequence MSTVIELDQVSLGWRDRVAVRDVSGAFERGSLTAIVGPNGAGKSTLVKGIMGVLSPLRGQIRLMDDARNEMACLPQVGELDRSFPISTYDLVAMGAWRRVGAWGRFDAVEHERVRQALETVGLADFGARIIGTLSGGQLQRALFARLLLHDAQTLLLDEPFAAVDRSTTDDLMALLQRWNNEGRTVIAVLHDLDMVRASFPRALLMAGQSVAWGATAEVLTPENLHLARHLCAGDY encoded by the coding sequence ATGAGCACGGTAATCGAGCTGGATCAGGTGTCGCTGGGATGGCGCGATCGGGTTGCCGTGCGCGATGTCAGCGGCGCTTTCGAACGGGGCTCCCTGACGGCGATTGTAGGCCCCAACGGGGCCGGAAAATCCACTTTGGTCAAAGGCATCATGGGCGTGCTCAGCCCCTTGCGGGGCCAGATTCGCCTGATGGACGACGCGCGCAACGAAATGGCCTGCCTGCCGCAGGTGGGCGAGCTGGATCGGAGTTTTCCCATCAGCACGTATGATCTGGTCGCCATGGGGGCATGGCGTCGTGTCGGCGCATGGGGGCGTTTCGATGCCGTTGAGCACGAGCGAGTGCGGCAGGCGCTTGAAACGGTCGGCCTGGCCGATTTTGGGGCACGCATTATTGGAACCTTGTCCGGTGGGCAACTGCAACGCGCGCTGTTTGCGCGCCTGTTGCTGCATGATGCGCAAACCTTGCTGCTCGATGAGCCTTTTGCGGCCGTGGACCGGTCTACGACCGACGACTTGATGGCGCTGCTGCAGCGCTGGAACAACGAGGGCCGCACCGTGATTGCCGTCTTGCATGATCTGGACATGGTGCGGGCGTCTTTCCCGCGCGCCTTGCTGATGGCGGGCCAATCGGTGGCCTGGGGGGCCACCGCCGAGGTCCTGACCCCGGAAAACCTGCATTTGGCCCGCCATTTGTGCGCGGGGGACTACTAA
- a CDS encoding metal ABC transporter permease yields MWLYDWLFRPFVEYGFMGRALAGSFALAFAAGPLGVFLVLRRMSLMGDAMAHAILPGVAVGFLTAGLSLSAMTIGGMVTGLVVAMLAGAVARMTPLREDASFAAFYLISLGLGVLLVSLRGSNMDLIHVLFGTVLGLDDASLLLVTISSSITLLMMAIIFRPLVVECLDPGFLRAERGAGSLSHMVFLVLLVMTLVAGFQVLGTLMVVGIMMLPATAARFWARSAGRQMVLAGAIGTFSSYFGLLISYHANVPASPAIILSAGAIYFLSVALGPLGGLLQAARQMRARHRRLSRISE; encoded by the coding sequence ATGTGGTTGTACGACTGGTTATTCAGGCCGTTTGTCGAGTATGGCTTCATGGGCCGCGCCTTGGCGGGTTCGTTTGCGCTGGCGTTTGCCGCGGGGCCCTTGGGTGTATTCCTGGTGTTGCGTCGCATGAGCCTGATGGGCGATGCGATGGCGCATGCGATCCTGCCGGGTGTCGCCGTGGGGTTTCTGACAGCGGGCCTGTCCCTGAGTGCCATGACCATTGGGGGCATGGTGACCGGCCTGGTCGTGGCCATGCTGGCGGGCGCCGTGGCGCGCATGACCCCCTTGCGCGAAGACGCCAGCTTTGCTGCCTTTTATCTGATTTCTCTGGGGCTGGGAGTATTGCTGGTGTCGCTGCGCGGTTCGAACATGGATCTGATTCATGTCTTGTTCGGCACCGTCCTGGGGCTGGACGATGCCTCCCTGCTGCTGGTTACCATCAGCAGCAGCATCACTCTGCTGATGATGGCCATCATTTTCCGGCCGCTGGTGGTCGAATGTCTCGACCCGGGCTTTCTGCGCGCGGAGCGCGGCGCCGGGTCGCTCAGCCATATGGTGTTTCTGGTATTGCTGGTCATGACCCTGGTTGCGGGTTTTCAGGTGCTGGGTACGCTGATGGTCGTGGGCATCATGATGCTGCCGGCCACAGCGGCACGTTTCTGGGCGCGTTCGGCGGGCCGGCAAATGGTGCTGGCCGGCGCCATAGGCACTTTTTCGTCTTATTTTGGTCTGTTGATTTCCTACCACGCCAATGTGCCGGCGTCGCCGGCGATTATTCTGTCTGCCGGCGCGATCTATTTTCTGTCGGTTGCCCTGGGGCCGCTGGGTGGTTTGTTGCAGGCGGCGCGACAAATGCGCGCCAGGCATCGCCGTTTGTCCCGGATTTCGGAGTAG
- a CDS encoding metal ABC transporter substrate-binding protein — MSRKLVVDARVAARRRCVLAALASVALLAGSLARAAEPAPLRVVASFSVLGDMVHEIGGDHIALTTIVGPNGDAHTFEPTPKDSKALAQARILFVNGLGFETWMPRLVKASGFNGLEVVASKGVTPRTLSDAEQALEAAEERREKSSHAGHNAKVKAHGHHAAEKVDDEPSREAAYGNIDPHAWQSLANGLVYVQNITAGLSKVDPAHAADYKARAEIYTARIKSLDAKLKQALAAIPEARRKVVTSHDAFGYFGLAYGVQFISAVGISNEAEPSAKEVARLIDQIKKNHIPAVFVENITSPKLVRQIARETGAKIGGVLYSDALAPGDQPASTYLGMFEWNAGKLIYALDPKQK; from the coding sequence ATGTCGAGAAAGCTTGTAGTGGATGCACGCGTCGCGGCGCGCCGCCGTTGCGTGCTGGCAGCGCTGGCCAGTGTTGCCCTGCTGGCCGGTTCTCTGGCCCGTGCCGCCGAACCGGCGCCGCTTCGGGTGGTGGCCAGTTTTTCGGTGCTGGGCGATATGGTGCACGAGATCGGAGGCGACCATATCGCTTTGACCACGATAGTGGGTCCCAATGGCGATGCGCATACATTCGAGCCGACGCCCAAGGATTCAAAGGCCTTGGCGCAGGCCCGGATCCTGTTCGTGAACGGGCTGGGCTTTGAGACCTGGATGCCGCGCCTCGTGAAGGCCTCGGGCTTCAATGGCCTGGAGGTGGTGGCGAGCAAAGGGGTGACGCCGCGTACTTTGAGCGATGCCGAGCAGGCACTCGAAGCGGCGGAAGAGCGGCGTGAGAAGTCGAGCCATGCCGGGCACAATGCCAAGGTCAAGGCGCACGGGCATCATGCGGCCGAAAAGGTTGACGATGAGCCGTCCCGCGAAGCGGCTTATGGCAACATCGACCCGCATGCCTGGCAGAGCCTGGCCAACGGCCTTGTCTATGTGCAAAATATTACCGCCGGATTGAGCAAGGTCGATCCGGCGCATGCGGCCGATTACAAGGCCCGCGCCGAGATCTATACGGCGCGAATCAAAAGCCTGGATGCCAAGCTCAAGCAGGCGCTGGCGGCGATTCCCGAGGCGCGGCGCAAGGTGGTGACATCGCACGACGCGTTTGGCTACTTCGGGCTGGCATACGGCGTCCAGTTCATTTCGGCGGTGGGCATTTCCAACGAGGCCGAACCCTCGGCCAAAGAGGTGGCTAGGCTGATTGATCAGATCAAGAAGAATCACATTCCCGCCGTGTTCGTCGAGAACATCACAAGCCCCAAGCTGGTCCGGCAGATTGCCCGCGAAACGGGCGCCAAGATAGGCGGGGTGCTGTATTCCGACGCCCTGGCCCCAGGTGATCAGCCGGCCAGCACATACCTGGGCATGTTTGAATGGAATGCGGGGAAACTGATCTACGCATTGGATCCCAAGCAGAAATAA
- a CDS encoding tyrosine recombinase XerC: MSALPAPMEQWLTHLGANRRYSSHTLDGYRHDLRHLVECLPDTPIERVTESHIRQSIARLHGQGLKPRSLARALAAWRGFYQWWSPQCGIASNPVAGIRAPKAPRSLPKALSVEQAQVLLDHPGLPDPNTPTERRDQAMFEVLYSSGLRLAELVSLDVRYTRAEGYESQSWILPDEHEVIVKGKGGKTRNVPLGGKAIAAIRTWLEVRHQFVPPGAVAPLPVRTKDSAAAPRPSGTDSATSAVGDAAALFLGTRGKRISPRVVQLQLNKLATKTGLPVHVHPHILRHSFASHLLQSAQDLRAVQDMLGHANISTTQIYTKLDFQHLAKVYDQAHPRANRKR; encoded by the coding sequence ATGTCCGCCCTGCCTGCACCCATGGAGCAATGGCTGACGCACCTGGGGGCCAATCGCCGCTATTCCTCTCATACCCTCGACGGATATCGCCACGATCTGCGCCATCTCGTCGAGTGCCTGCCCGACACGCCCATCGAACGCGTCACTGAAAGCCACATCCGGCAATCGATTGCCCGTTTGCACGGACAGGGGCTGAAACCGCGCAGCCTGGCTCGCGCGCTGGCCGCCTGGCGCGGCTTCTACCAATGGTGGTCGCCGCAATGCGGGATCGCCAGCAACCCGGTTGCCGGCATACGCGCCCCCAAGGCTCCGCGCAGCCTACCCAAAGCCCTGTCCGTCGAGCAGGCCCAGGTACTGCTGGACCATCCCGGCTTGCCCGACCCCAACACGCCCACGGAACGCCGCGACCAGGCCATGTTCGAAGTGCTGTATTCCAGCGGCTTGCGGCTGGCCGAACTGGTCAGCCTCGACGTGCGCTACACGCGGGCCGAGGGCTATGAATCGCAAAGCTGGATTCTGCCCGACGAGCACGAAGTCATCGTCAAAGGCAAAGGGGGCAAGACACGCAATGTACCCCTAGGCGGCAAGGCAATCGCCGCAATCCGCACATGGCTGGAGGTACGGCATCAGTTTGTACCGCCCGGCGCCGTTGCGCCCTTACCGGTTCGCACCAAGGATTCTGCCGCCGCACCGCGACCTTCCGGCACGGATTCCGCGACAAGCGCAGTCGGCGACGCCGCCGCCCTGTTTCTGGGCACCCGCGGCAAACGCATTTCGCCCCGGGTCGTGCAGTTGCAGCTCAATAAGCTGGCCACCAAAACTGGCCTGCCGGTACACGTGCACCCCCATATCCTGCGCCACAGCTTCGCGAGCCATTTATTGCAGTCGGCGCAAGACTTGCGCGCCGTGCAGGACATGCTCGGCCACGCCAATATTTCCACGACCCAGATTTACACCAAGCTCGATTTTCAACACCTGGCCAAGGTGTACGACCAGGCGCATCCGCGCGCCAATCGCAAGAGATAG
- a CDS encoding DUF484 family protein — translation MSAESISAEDIALFLKENPDFLQDHAELFANLRVPHPHETRAISLGERQIMTLRAKTKELEWRLSGLIGNAAGNEKIGKSLHSWCCKMLAETDPVQIPGHIVRNLSDLFDLPSVALRLWDLPRLVDSELTQDVGNSIKDYAAALTRPYCGPLQDQEAAGWLGTAPASLAIIALKPIGADTPFGLLVLGSDDPARFTDDMGTSFLDTINELASAGLSRLKGEA, via the coding sequence ATGAGCGCCGAGAGCATTTCCGCCGAAGACATCGCCCTGTTCCTAAAAGAAAATCCCGACTTCCTTCAGGATCACGCCGAACTGTTCGCCAATCTGCGGGTACCGCATCCCCACGAAACCCGTGCGATCTCGCTGGGCGAGCGCCAGATCATGACCTTGCGCGCCAAAACCAAGGAACTTGAATGGCGGCTCTCAGGCCTGATCGGCAACGCCGCCGGCAACGAAAAGATCGGCAAATCCCTTCATTCCTGGTGCTGCAAAATGCTGGCCGAGACCGATCCGGTTCAGATCCCCGGGCACATTGTGCGCAATCTGAGCGATCTCTTCGACTTGCCCAGCGTCGCCTTGCGCCTGTGGGATTTGCCCAGGCTGGTCGACAGCGAGCTGACCCAGGACGTCGGCAACTCGATCAAAGACTATGCGGCGGCCCTGACCCGTCCTTACTGCGGTCCGCTACAAGACCAGGAAGCGGCAGGATGGCTGGGTACGGCTCCGGCATCGCTGGCTATCATCGCGCTCAAGCCGATCGGCGCCGACACCCCCTTCGGCCTGCTGGTCCTGGGCTCGGACGACCCTGCCCGCTTCACCGACGACATGGGCACATCGTTCCTGGATACCATCAACGAGCTGGCCAGCGCCGGCCTGAGTCGCCTGAAAGGCGAGGCATGA
- the dapF gene encoding diaminopimelate epimerase → MIWNFSKMHGAGNDFVVLDGVRQHLEMTPERARALADRHFGIGADQLLLVEAPSHPEADFRYRIFNADGGEVEHCGNGARCFVRFVHEQGLSGRNPLRAEIATGLLVLNQTDNGDVTVEMGQTRFEPEALPFDTQGLQSAPSGIDTIWTLPLPNGSAVELSLVAISNPHAVQVVADVNTAPVATQGPLIEAHPRFAKRVNAGFMQVVDRHTIKLRVYERGAGETLACGTGACAAVAAGIRRGLLDSPVQVHTRGGPLTVAWDGAGLTMSGPAVTVFKGQIDIDALTATFNFKEPSPL, encoded by the coding sequence ATGATCTGGAATTTCTCGAAAATGCACGGAGCAGGCAACGACTTTGTCGTGCTCGACGGAGTGCGTCAACATTTGGAAATGACGCCCGAACGCGCGCGGGCGCTGGCCGACCGCCATTTCGGCATCGGCGCCGACCAGCTTTTGCTGGTCGAGGCGCCCAGCCACCCCGAAGCCGATTTCCGCTACCGGATTTTCAACGCCGACGGCGGCGAGGTCGAACATTGCGGCAACGGAGCGCGCTGTTTTGTGCGTTTCGTGCACGAACAGGGCCTGTCGGGGCGCAATCCGCTGCGCGCGGAAATCGCCACCGGCCTGCTCGTACTCAACCAGACCGACAATGGCGACGTTACGGTAGAAATGGGCCAGACTCGTTTCGAGCCGGAGGCTCTGCCGTTCGATACCCAGGGCCTGCAATCCGCGCCCAGCGGCATCGATACAATCTGGACGCTGCCGCTGCCCAACGGCAGCGCGGTGGAACTGTCGCTCGTGGCCATTTCCAACCCGCACGCGGTGCAGGTCGTGGCCGACGTCAATACCGCTCCAGTTGCCACCCAGGGGCCGCTTATCGAAGCGCATCCGCGTTTTGCCAAAAGAGTCAATGCCGGATTCATGCAGGTCGTAGACCGCCACACCATCAAGCTGCGGGTCTATGAGCGCGGTGCCGGCGAAACGCTGGCTTGCGGCACCGGCGCCTGCGCGGCTGTGGCGGCCGGCATACGCCGCGGCCTGCTCGACAGCCCGGTTCAGGTCCATACCCGGGGTGGGCCGCTCACGGTTGCCTGGGATGGCGCCGGACTCACCATGAGCGGTCCGGCAGTCACCGTATTCAAAGGCCAGATCGACATCGACGCCCTGACCGCCACCTTTAACTTCAAAGAGCCATCACCACTATGA
- a CDS encoding lysophospholipid acyltransferase family protein, which translates to MTFNKLNLLRAIFSYFGRCGSATRRRWGLALGWLTPKLLRSRAHIVRTNLALCFPDSSAAEREAWLRRHFYLLAQSVIDRGLFWFGRPETIRETIHITGLEHLEQLLAAKRRIIMLAPHFIALDAAATRLSEFLLHSATLYTPQSDRDVDQLVREGRGRFNDVRLVSRKDGVRGLIRQLRAGVPIYYLPDMDFGRQGALFLPFFGVQAATIPATAQIAKSWQAAVVPIVSKLDLETGRYTVQVLPPLEDFPGEESLEHATGRINHLIENWVRPDPPQYYWVHRRFKTRPEGEKRFY; encoded by the coding sequence ATGACATTCAACAAACTGAATCTGCTGAGAGCGATTTTTTCCTATTTCGGCCGGTGCGGCAGCGCCACCCGGCGGCGCTGGGGGCTAGCCCTCGGCTGGCTCACGCCCAAACTTCTGCGATCCCGGGCTCATATCGTCAGGACCAATCTGGCCTTGTGTTTTCCCGACAGCTCCGCCGCTGAACGGGAAGCCTGGCTGCGGCGGCACTTCTATTTGCTCGCGCAGTCGGTCATTGATCGCGGCCTGTTCTGGTTCGGCCGGCCGGAAACCATTCGCGAAACCATACATATCACGGGGCTGGAACACCTGGAACAGTTGCTCGCGGCCAAACGCCGCATCATCATGCTGGCGCCGCACTTCATCGCCCTTGATGCCGCCGCCACCCGCCTGTCGGAGTTCCTGCTGCATTCCGCTACCCTGTATACGCCGCAAAGCGACAGAGACGTCGATCAACTGGTGCGCGAAGGCCGCGGCCGCTTCAACGACGTGCGCCTGGTCAGCCGCAAAGACGGCGTACGCGGCCTGATTCGACAGTTGCGCGCCGGTGTGCCAATCTATTACCTGCCGGACATGGATTTCGGCCGCCAAGGCGCCCTGTTCCTGCCTTTTTTTGGCGTCCAGGCCGCAACCATTCCAGCGACGGCGCAAATTGCCAAATCGTGGCAGGCGGCGGTCGTACCCATTGTCAGCAAGCTGGACCTCGAAACCGGCCGTTATACCGTTCAGGTGCTGCCGCCGCTCGAAGACTTTCCGGGCGAAGAAAGCCTCGAGCACGCCACGGGGCGCATCAACCACCTGATCGAAAATTGGGTCAGGCCGGACCCTCCCCAGTATTATTGGGTGCACCGACGATTTAAAACCCGCCCCGAGGGCGAAAAAAGATTCTATTAG
- a CDS encoding lysophospholipid acyltransferase family protein: MLLALFRLLAAVPLPILHGIGRIGGRLVYAFPGKYRRRLQSNARQAGYPGAAFARQAAAETGAMIMELPKVWLRNRQSLDKVVTSDNAVVDAALSEGRGILYLTPHLGCFEVTARYLTRHGPITVMFRPPRKAFLAPVMESARNTPQLNAVPANLQGVREFVRALKRGEAVGMLPDQAPGSGDGVWAPFFGKPAYTMTLAGKLAVQTGVAVILTAGERLPWGKGWRIHYLRLPEPLPGDAHEQAALINQAMETLIRRCPRQYLWSYNRYKTPKGAPPPPQIQ; encoded by the coding sequence ATGCTGCTGGCCTTGTTCCGCTTGCTCGCCGCCGTGCCTCTGCCCATACTGCATGGCATAGGCCGCATCGGCGGCCGCCTGGTGTATGCCTTCCCGGGAAAATACCGTCGGCGCCTGCAAAGCAATGCCCGGCAGGCAGGCTACCCGGGCGCGGCCTTCGCTCGCCAGGCTGCGGCCGAAACAGGCGCCATGATCATGGAACTGCCCAAGGTCTGGCTGCGCAACCGGCAAAGCCTCGACAAAGTGGTTACCAGCGACAACGCCGTGGTCGACGCCGCCCTGAGCGAGGGACGCGGCATCTTGTACCTGACCCCTCACCTGGGGTGCTTTGAGGTGACCGCCCGCTATCTGACGCGCCACGGCCCCATCACCGTCATGTTCAGGCCGCCGCGCAAAGCCTTTTTGGCGCCGGTCATGGAAAGCGCCCGCAATACCCCGCAGCTCAATGCCGTGCCGGCCAATCTGCAGGGCGTGCGCGAGTTCGTTCGAGCCCTGAAACGCGGCGAGGCCGTCGGCATGCTGCCCGACCAGGCACCCGGCAGCGGCGACGGGGTCTGGGCGCCTTTTTTCGGTAAACCCGCCTATACCATGACCCTGGCCGGCAAACTGGCCGTCCAGACCGGCGTGGCCGTCATCCTGACGGCGGGCGAACGCCTGCCCTGGGGCAAGGGCTGGCGCATCCACTACCTGCGGTTGCCCGAACCTTTGCCTGGCGATGCGCATGAACAGGCGGCCCTGATCAACCAAGCCATGGAAACCCTGATCCGCCGCTGTCCCAGGCAATATCTGTGGAGCTATAACCGCTACAAAACACCAAAAGGCGCCCCGCCACCCCCTCAGATCCAATGA
- the metK gene encoding methionine adenosyltransferase: MANTDFLFTSESVSEGHPDKVADQISDSILDAIFTQDPHARVAAETLCNTGLVVLAGEITTTANVDYIQVARDTIKRIGYDNTEYGIDYKGCAVLVAYDKQSPDIAQGVDRSPEELLNQGAGDQGLMFGYACDETPDLMPAPIWYAHRLVQRQSELRKDGRLPWLRPDAKSQVTFRYVNGKPAEVDTVVLSTQHAPDISQSEIKEAVIEEIIKPSFPDGLLTSKTKYLVNPTGVFVIGGPQGDCGLTGRKIIVDTYGGACPHGGGAFSGKDPSKVDRSAAYAARYVAKNVVAAGLARQCQVQVSYAIGVAEPINITVYTEGTGIIPDEQIARLVREHFDLRPRGIIEMLDLLRPIYAKTAAYGHFGRSEPEFSWEATDKVLLLKQAIKLAV, from the coding sequence GTGGCAAATACTGATTTTCTCTTTACCTCCGAATCGGTCTCCGAAGGCCATCCCGACAAGGTCGCCGATCAAATCTCCGATTCCATCCTCGACGCCATTTTTACCCAGGACCCTCACGCCCGAGTGGCCGCCGAAACATTGTGCAACACGGGCCTGGTCGTGCTGGCCGGTGAAATCACCACTACGGCCAATGTCGACTACATCCAGGTTGCGCGCGACACCATCAAGCGCATAGGCTACGACAATACCGAATACGGTATCGACTACAAAGGCTGCGCGGTGCTGGTGGCCTACGACAAGCAGTCGCCCGACATCGCCCAGGGCGTGGATCGCAGCCCGGAAGAGCTGTTGAACCAAGGCGCCGGCGACCAGGGCCTGATGTTCGGCTATGCCTGCGACGAAACCCCCGATCTCATGCCCGCCCCTATTTGGTATGCGCATCGCCTGGTGCAGCGTCAAAGCGAGTTGCGCAAAGACGGCCGTTTGCCGTGGCTGCGCCCGGATGCCAAGTCGCAAGTCACTTTCCGCTATGTCAATGGCAAGCCCGCCGAAGTCGATACCGTGGTGCTGTCCACCCAGCATGCGCCCGATATTTCGCAAAGCGAGATCAAAGAGGCGGTAATCGAGGAAATCATCAAGCCCAGTTTCCCCGACGGCCTGCTTACGTCCAAAACCAAATACCTGGTCAATCCTACCGGTGTGTTCGTCATTGGCGGCCCACAGGGCGATTGCGGCCTGACGGGCCGCAAAATCATCGTCGACACCTACGGCGGCGCCTGCCCTCATGGCGGCGGCGCTTTCTCGGGCAAGGATCCTTCCAAGGTCGACCGTTCGGCGGCTTACGCGGCGCGTTATGTGGCCAAGAACGTCGTGGCGGCGGGCCTGGCGCGCCAGTGCCAGGTGCAGGTCAGCTACGCCATCGGCGTGGCCGAACCCATTAATATCACTGTTTATACGGAAGGCACGGGCATTATCCCCGACGAGCAAATCGCCCGCCTGGTCCGCGAACATTTCGATTTGCGCCCGCGCGGCATTATTGAAATGCTCGATCTGCTTCGCCCCATTTATGCAAAAACAGCTGCTTACGGGCACTTCGGACGTTCCGAGCCCGAATTCAGCTGGGAAGCCACCGACAAGGTCCTGCTCCTCAAGCAGGCCATCAAGCTGGCGGTGTAA
- a CDS encoding DUF1289 domain-containing protein: MADTIFNPDSSRSLKPSDSPCVAVCSTLYDEICRGCGRTTMEVANWVFLSDEEKSAIWLRIKAQGYPRRKG; encoded by the coding sequence TTGGCTGACACGATCTTCAATCCCGATAGCAGCCGTAGTCTCAAGCCCAGCGATTCGCCTTGCGTGGCGGTGTGCTCTACCTTGTATGACGAAATATGCCGGGGTTGCGGACGTACCACCATGGAAGTCGCCAACTGGGTTTTCCTGTCCGATGAGGAAAAAAGCGCGATCTGGTTGCGCATCAAGGCGCAGGGCTACCCACGACGCAAGGGCTGA
- the ahcY gene encoding adenosylhomocysteinase, whose amino-acid sequence MNTVAETVFSDYKIADIGLAGWGRREIAIAETEMPGLMATREEYARAQPLKGARIAGSLHMTIQTAVLIETLVALGAEVRWASCNIFSTQDHAAAAIAAGGTAVFAVKGETLEDYWQYTHKIFEWPGQQANMILDDGGDATTLLHLGTKAESDPAVLNKPGSEEERVLFAAIKAQLKTDPKWYSTRLKEIKGVTEETTTGVHRLYQMAQKGELAIPAINVNDSVTKSKFDNLYGCRESLVDGIKRATDVMVAGKVAVVCGFGDVGKGCAQALSALRAQVWVTEIDPICALQASMEGYKVVTLDEAVGHADIFVTATGNYHVITREHMDRMKDQAIVCNIGHFDNEIDVAAIEDLQWEEVKPQVDHVIFPDGKRIILLAKGRLVNLGCATGHPSFVMSASFTNQTIAQIELYTRGEAYKTGQVYVLPKHLDEKVARLHLKKLGVQLTQLRPDQADYISVPVNGPYKADHYRY is encoded by the coding sequence ATGAACACTGTCGCTGAAACTGTTTTTTCCGATTACAAAATTGCCGATATCGGCCTGGCAGGCTGGGGCCGCCGCGAAATCGCCATCGCCGAAACCGAAATGCCTGGCCTGATGGCAACCCGCGAGGAATACGCACGCGCGCAACCCCTGAAAGGGGCACGTATTGCCGGCAGCTTGCACATGACGATTCAAACCGCCGTGCTGATCGAAACCCTGGTTGCCCTGGGAGCCGAGGTGCGCTGGGCATCGTGCAACATTTTTTCAACGCAAGACCATGCCGCCGCCGCGATCGCCGCCGGCGGCACGGCCGTGTTTGCCGTCAAGGGCGAAACGCTTGAAGACTACTGGCAATACACGCATAAAATCTTCGAATGGCCGGGCCAGCAGGCCAATATGATCCTGGACGACGGCGGCGACGCCACCACGCTGCTGCACCTGGGCACCAAGGCCGAATCGGATCCGGCGGTGCTCAACAAGCCAGGCAGCGAAGAAGAGCGCGTACTTTTTGCGGCCATCAAGGCCCAGCTCAAGACCGATCCCAAGTGGTATTCCACGCGCCTGAAAGAAATCAAGGGTGTTACCGAAGAAACCACGACCGGCGTGCATCGCCTGTACCAAATGGCCCAGAAAGGCGAGCTTGCCATTCCCGCCATCAATGTGAACGATTCGGTCACCAAGTCCAAGTTCGACAATCTTTACGGCTGCCGTGAATCGCTGGTCGATGGCATCAAGCGCGCCACCGATGTCATGGTTGCGGGCAAGGTTGCCGTGGTCTGCGGTTTTGGCGATGTGGGCAAGGGCTGCGCCCAAGCCTTGTCGGCCTTGCGCGCCCAGGTCTGGGTTACCGAGATCGATCCGATTTGCGCTTTGCAGGCTTCCATGGAAGGTTATAAAGTCGTCACGCTCGACGAGGCGGTGGGCCATGCCGACATCTTTGTGACGGCCACCGGCAACTATCACGTCATTACGCGCGAGCATATGGATCGCATGAAAGATCAGGCCATTGTTTGCAATATCGGCCACTTCGACAATGAAATCGATGTGGCAGCCATAGAAGATCTGCAATGGGAAGAGGTCAAGCCCCAGGTCGATCACGTGATTTTCCCCGACGGCAAGCGTATCATTTTGCTGGCCAAAGGCCGTTTGGTGAACCTGGGTTGCGCCACCGGCCATCCTTCATTTGTGATGTCGGCCTCGTTTACCAATCAGACCATTGCCCAAATCGAGCTCTACACGCGCGGCGAGGCTTATAAAACCGGCCAGGTTTATGTCTTGCCCAAGCATCTGGACGAAAAAGTGGCACGCCTGCATCTTAAAAAACTGGGTGTGCAACTGACCCAGTTGCGTCCGGATCAGGCCGACTACATTAGTGTGCCGGTAAACGGTCCGTACAAAGCGGATCACTACCGTTATTAA
- a CDS encoding phage holin family protein, with amino-acid sequence MEIILVWILNAVALLVVAYILPGITVSSFGSALIAALVLGLLNTLVKPVLILLTLPITIVTLGLFLLVLNALVFWFAGSILKGFHVNGFWWAVLGAFVYSIVSGLLSRLLGQ; translated from the coding sequence ATGGAAATCATTCTGGTCTGGATTTTGAACGCGGTTGCGCTGCTGGTCGTGGCGTATATCTTGCCTGGCATTACTGTTTCGTCGTTCGGGTCGGCGCTCATTGCCGCGCTGGTATTGGGCCTGCTCAATACGCTGGTCAAGCCGGTGCTCATATTGCTGACGCTGCCGATAACCATAGTCACGCTGGGCCTGTTTTTACTGGTGCTCAATGCGCTGGTATTCTGGTTTGCGGGTTCAATCCTGAAAGGCTTCCACGTCAACGGCTTCTGGTGGGCTGTGCTGGGGGCGTTTGTCTATAGCATCGTTTCGGGGCTGTTGTCGAGGTTGTTGGGTCAATGA